Proteins co-encoded in one Oreochromis aureus strain Israel breed Guangdong linkage group 3, ZZ_aureus, whole genome shotgun sequence genomic window:
- the spag17 gene encoding sperm-associated antigen 17 isoform X4, translating into MPPKGAKKGSAKKSSTDGGAVNKNWETGLIKAEFEEIHELGNPKAKKPDDAPMFYQVTEPAKLLLDAGEGIPCDLMAKILKFQLLLIKACDQQRSDANQAEGEKTAFSDKKGKGPHTPVIPPKEKKTKLKRRGDIEPPTFKDDEPEWGPQHYILMLGFYQPQLIAGLGAIGVHVSNVIKLCLEFSQNMEKQQDHQDSCEGNEQSLRASPVFDAAVQERKLNEFWSGLRSVLDSGPPDSRLHDVVQLSYTVPDFLLPFDSQDPETVLELGSQIFDGVASLIYDCLDVRRQYQQYRNSVKLISVPAVVKHSEPVEVVSAAPTPLSKKKSGQEEAPGDQESRLLPLSLDVDMCYYNNLLDLVPPEACSVPLILHCMLEQVVISVEQSLSAHPHVAEDSKLLSGPWLDHQLVSYMLQSFLPLVQKEEEKLYVLNNLLNTVQNEEDKKRLVAKFGARETDKKTEQPLVIRHHDERAQRFRDISVVQDFDPTEVELSMMRLSPVWEMIESATQQKNRKSCWMSIKQQLQHYCTDDDVSWPEVERFFHQSVFEAMPLSGVDQQGVLRGRADPAQQQTSTVIPWDDPLSFAKQQLYNMRNKDPTFLTEEPSNREEQSGRVCSHLDLSDIQSCRLRSLFHWHYAEHHNATVLPQLLQLASEEYRCLDTFRGNHNNILYVFCHNPMSPQRQSREFWHVALHTDVKFRSYFEHVADTVSHWTRQEESKRDTTQDGNDTPKSDSPKDENTVCSSKEDERMEVFIRKGSLKAWKLEQERQKEEAIPKKSKKEDLPKDKQQKKEDKSLDNKKKKTSSDGKKSRPGTEGSSANPPTESAITTAPPVDEVVEVQQAEEPFNGFIGYIMDGKLIHVSGCLQYLFPSDGGRVTVETVSFVQGSSQMKVVVKKDGHHFYTHINQFVVDPAKCPPHNQDNKNIEPEKDCRVVEPVEIKTVKQGSFSAVLDNRIRLSYSFYGPTGERTVISQEIKGKVPETSIPDPIHLSASIHCSKEKDVASVPAKTQSTSSQFRPPEPQGCEGQPAEQSNLFNGLSLSIPNGLMLQYLREDTQEGGIMVRQSFPLHGRGKERHLQDTSLSKESSHTISSQGAVIRYMRDGSTEVLFADGSVSFSQDSGPVWVPDSEVQEQNFDQESEDSKKEEGSKEGTKDHRGCWLTTTPCGDRICTVGTTHKHMPTTSLLTYKATDPITHQVMLNREDLVVSVQNPDGSVIVEHADGTRISSLLQERPMNANRHCLLRTGDRQAHRQQPGSVTPKSASQCASDCTECVESIAGDMDVKDTCLNGDISRSSAGNACDREGAVHVCTNLNQCGCMCDESTESSVHTNSEQGVFAEDTATQNVETKGCEKDESRMPAKERMVLVEKEGCATVVMYPERQTAHIFLADGTVVTGNNQGEYEVFPSSVGVLSIRSDGTCVYSSDPLVTPSPKESTPTDQTGIYTMSHTDKVACEITDPDGNHFQVMEDGQISVLNLSPAPSMLKQTEEELEKEEDSEMDGPHEKPREQCPRLFLVHEDGSGTELLSSQTVKELLYQAYLDPTIALLKEQLANTQDEFGITILKPSHQSVWSQWLLNKQNPEITPPNLRNRSWHDFPAVEKKSPGPPFGTDVVYDLGLRMRPAGSAVHHRPVRSCPKVLELRELYQHRPLTTPLKNTIDSRLKEYIESLMEREQRSEKMKVKDPRSEEETAHASDLINLILSFPEEDDVSHTIDRRISEDVASLYSQGICVPAEQSDVSQDVATAQSDSLEKLNSCTKEKNSKWTEKLAQYRQEMCEEKIYREALRKRSVVPFFHPENIPLYESLLQQQIPDMRSLSMALPPFPKSDSTEGFLKDAPQEETPRPLNPTPSQSASHSARSSRVLEKRPTNPTPQSAGESSWRDSSRKCKSPQLDVSGKPRQTTVTLPSSVLGSKSCSAPLLQAEEPVRRKCQTGSLSNTSAIVKGFQLIPSSVDFGTLKEGTSSTITVVMKNVGFDICRFHVKQPPPATGLRVIYSPGPVAAGLQVELQVQLFAMCAVQAGEVEPKKLISQEIIIPTEKDILFLPVTATILPEGLYEIWLKDHSRVHKKNISKVFQASSWAGNRPDQSRSKRRTY; encoded by the exons ATGCCACCAAAGGGAGCTAAAAAGGGCTCTGCTAAAAAGTCCAGTACTGATGGAGGCGCAGTAAACAAGAACTGGGAGACTGGTCTCATCAAAGCAGAGTTTGAAGAG ATCCATGAGCTGGGGAATCCCAAAGCAAAAAAACCCGACGATGCCCCCATGTTCTATCAG GTTACAGAGCCAGCTAAACTGCTGCTCGATGCAGGAGAGGGGATTCCCTGTGACCTGATGGCAAAAATACTGAAGTTCCAGCTGCTACTTATCAAGGCCTGTGATCAGCAGAGGTCAGATGCTAACCAG GCTGAGGGGGAAAAGACAGCATTCTCTGATAAAAAGGGAAAGGGTCCTCATACACCGGTGATACCACCCAAGGAGAAGAAGACCAAGCTGAAGCGCAGGGGTGACATTGAGCCACCTACTTTTAAAG ACGACGAGCCAGAGTGGGGTCCTCAGCACTATATTCTAATGCTGGGATTCTACCAGCCGCAACTGATAGCGGGGCTTGGTGCCATAGGTGTTCATGTGTCTAATGTCATCAAATTGTGTTTGGAGTTCTCCCAAAATATGGAGAAGCAGCAGGATCACCAAGACAGCTGTGAGGGAAATGAACAGAGTCTCAGAGCTTCTCCAGTTTTTGATGCAG CTGTGCAGGAAAGGAAGTTGAATGAATTCTGGTCAGGTCTGAGATCAGTTTTGGACAGCGGGCCACCAGACTCCAGGCTCCATGATGTGGTTCAGCTCAGCTACACTGTTCCTGACTTCTTGCTTCCCTTTGACTCGCAGGACCCTGAAACTGTG CTGGAGTTGGGAAGCCAAATCTTTGACGGTGTGGCCAGTCTTATCTATGACTGCCTAGACGTCAGAAGGCAGTATCAGCAATACCGGAACAGTGTTAAACTCATCAGTGTGCCTGCTGTTGTGAAGCACTCAGAGCCTGTGGAG GTTGTGTCAGCAGCTCCAACCCCACTCTCCAAGAAGAAGTCAGGTCAGGAGGAAGCCCCAGGAGACCAGG AGAGCAGgctccttcctctctctctaGATGTGGACATGTGTTACTATAACAACCTGCTGGACCTGGTTCCTCCTGAGGCTTGCTCTGTGCCTTTGATCTTGCACTGTATGTTGGAACAG GTGGTGATTTCTGTAGAGCAGTCCTTGTCTGCCCACCCCCATGTGGCTGAGGACTCCAAACTTCTCAGCGGGCCCTGGTTAGACCACCAGCTGGTCAGCTATATGCTCCAAAGCTTCTTGCCACTAGTacaaaaagaagaggagaaactcTATGTATTAAACAACCTCCTAAACACAGTACAGAATGAAGAGGATAAGAAG AGGCTAGTGGCAAAATTTGGAGCAAGGGAGACTGACAAGAAGACTGAGCAACCTCTGGTTATCAGACACCATGATGAGCGGGCCCAGCGCTTCAGAGACATCAGT GTGGTTCAGGATTTCGATCCGACAGAGGTGGAGTTGTCCATGATGAGACTGTCTCCGGTATGGGAGATGATCGAGTCAGCCACtcagcagaaaaacagaaaatcttgTTGGATGTCCATCAAACAACAGCTACAGCACTACTGCACAGATG ATGATGTGTCATGGCCCGAGGTGGAGCGTTTTTTTCATCAGAGCGTCTTTGAGGCTATGCCGCTGTCCGGGGTGGATCAGCAGGGTGTGTTACGTGGAAGAGCAGATCCAGCACAGCAGCAGACATCAACAGTAATCCCCTGGGATGACCCGTTATCCTTTGCTAAACAGCAGCTTTATAACATGAGGAACAAAG ATCCAACATTTCTTACTGAAGAGCCTTCCAACAGAGAG GAGCAGAGTGGTAGAGTGTGTAGCCACCTGGACTTATCTGACATACAGAGCTGTAGGTTGAGATCTCTGTTTCACTGGCACTATGCTGAGCACCACAATGCCACCGTCCTACCTCAG TTGCTCCAGTTAGCATCAGAGGAATACCGCTGCTTGGACACCTTCAGAGGAAACCATAACAACATCCTATACGTTTTTTGCCACAATCCCATGAGTCCTCAACGCCAGTCCAGGGAGTTCTGGCATGTGGCTCTTCACACCGATGTCAAGTTCAG GAGTTACTTTGAGCACGTGGCAGATACTGTTTCACACTGGACGAGACAGGAGGAATCAAAGAGAGACACAACGCAAGACGGAAACGACACTCCAAAATCTGATTCTCCAAAAG ATGAAAATACTGTTTGTTCTTCCAAGGAGGATGAGAGAATGGAAGTCTTCATCAGAAAAGGCTCCCTTAAA GCCTGGAAGTTGGAGCAGGAGCGTCAGAAGGAAGAGGCGATACCCAAAAAGTCAAAGAAAGAGGATTTGCCGAAagataagcagcagaaaaagGAGGATAAGTCACTCgacaacaagaaaaagaaaacctctTCTGATGGCAAGAAGAGCAGGCCGGGAACGGAAGGCAGCTCAGCCAACCCTCCCACAGAGTCAGCTATCACAACAGCACCCCCTGTGGATGAAGTTGTAGAAGTACAGCAGGCAGAGGAACCTTTCAAT GGTTTCATTGGCTACATCATGGATGGAAAATTGATCCATGTGTCAGGTTGTCTCCAGTACCTTTTCCCTTCCGATGGAGGACGTGTCACTGTGGAGACAGTCAGCTTTGTTCAAG GTTCCAGCCAAATGAAAGTCGTTGTGAAGAAGGATGGACATCATTTCTACACACACATCAACCAATTTGTTGTTGATCCTGCAAAATGTCCCCCTCATAAccaagacaataaaaacattgaACCAGAGAAGGACTGTAGAG TGGTAGAGCCTGTGGAGATAAAAACAGTGAAGCAGGGCTCCTTCTCAGCTGTGCTCGACAATAGAATTCGTCTTTCATACAGTTTCTACGGTCCCACAGGAGAGCGCACAG tAATTTCCCAGGAAATCAAAGGCAAAGTACCAGAGACATCTATCCCAGACCCCATTCATCTATCTGCCTCCATCCACTGCTCCAAGGAAAAAGATGTGGCGTCAGTTCCCGCAAAGACACAAAGCACATCCAGTCAGTTCAGACCTCCAGAGCCCCAG GGTTGTGAAGGCCAACCAGCAGAGCAATCAAATTTGTTCAACGGTCTCAGCCTCTCTATTCCTAATGGCCTCATGCTGCAATATCTGCGAGAAGATACACAAG AAGGAGGAATTATGGTGAGACAAAGCTTTCCTCTTCATGGCAGAGGAAAGGAAAGACATCTTCAGGATACATCCCTCTCCAAAGAATCGTCCCATACTATCAGCAGCCAGGGAGCTGTGATCCGTTACATGAGAGATGGATCCACAGAG GTGCTGTTTGCTGATGGCTCAGTCAGTTTCAGTCAGGATTCTGGTCCAGTGTGGGTCCCTGACTCTGAGGTTCAGGAGCAAAACTTTGATCAGGAATCTGAGGACAGCAAGAAAG AAGAGGGCTCAAAGGAGGGGACTAAGGATCACAGAGGGTGTTGGTTAACTACAACTCCATGTGGAGATCGCATCTGCACTGTTGggaccacacacaaacacatgccaACCACGTCCCTTCTCACTTATAAGGCTACTGACCCCATCACCCATCAG GTGATGCTGAACCGCGAGGATCTGGTGGTTTCTGTCCAGAACCCAGATGGGTCTGTAATTGTAGAACATGCAGATGGAACCAGGATCAGCAGCCTCTTGCAAGAAAGGCCAATGAATGCAAATCGACACTGTTTGCTGCGCACTGGTGACCGGCAGGCACACA GACAGCAGCCAGGGAGTGTAACCCCTAAATCAGCCTCTCAATGTGCAAGCGACTGCACTGAGTGTGTGGAAAGCATTGCTGGGGACATGGATGTCAAGGACACTTGTCTCAATGGAGACATCAGCAGGAGCAGTGCAGGGAATGCATGTGACCGGGAGGGAGCTGTTCATGTGTGCACAAATCTGAATCAGTGTGGATGTATGTGTGATGAAAGTACTGAAAGTAGTGTGCATACGAATAGTGAACAGGGTGTGTTTGCTGAAGACACTGCGACTCAGAATGTTGAGACTAAAGGGTGTGAGAAGGATGAATCAAGGATGCCTGCTAAAGAGCGGATGGTGTTGGTAGAGAAGGAGGGCTGCGCCACAGTAGTGATGTACCCAGAGCGTCAAACGGCTCATATCTTTTTAGCCGATGGAACGGTCGTCACTGGGAACAATCAAGGAGAATACGAG GTGTTCCCATCCAGTGTAGGAGTCCTGTCCATCAGAAGTGATGGAACATGCGTGTACTCCTCAGACCCACTCGTAACTCCAAGTCCAAAGGAGTCTACTCCCACTGACCAGACAGGAATTTACACTATGAGTCATACGGACAAAGTGGCCTGTGAAATTACAGACCCTGATGGGAACCATTTCCAG GTTATGGAGGATGGGCAGATATCTGTGCTAAACTTGAGTCCTGCTCCTAGCATGCTTAAACAAACGGAGGAAGAGCTagaaaaggaagaggacagtGAAATGGATGGGCCTCATGAAAAACCCAGAGAGCAGTGTCCCAG GTTGTTTCTGGTGCATGAGGATGGCTCAGGCACTGAACTGCTGAGCTCTCAAACTGTAAAGGAGCTGCTCTACCAGGCGTACTTGGACCCTACCATAGCACTGTTGAAGGAACAATTGGCAAACACACAAG ATGAGTTTGGCATCACTATCCTAAAGCCCAGCCACCAGAGTGTGTGGTCTCAGTGGTTGCTTAACAAACAGAACCCTGAAATTACCCCTCCCAACCTCAGAAACCGCAGCTGGCATGACTTCCCCGCAGTAGAA AAGAAGAGTCCAGGTCCTCCATTTGGTACTGACGTAGTGTATGATTTGGGTCTGAGAATGAGGCCTGCAGGTTCTGCAGTACATCATCGGCCTGTCAGGAGCTGCCCTAAGGTCCTGGAGTTGAGAGAACTATACCAGCACCGACCACTCACCACACCACTCAAAAATACTATAGACTCACGATTAAAG GAATACATCGAGAGTTTGATGGAGAGAGAGCAACGGTCAGAAAAGATGAAAGTTAAAGACCCTCGCTCTGAGGAAGAGACTGCCCATGCCAGTGATCTCATCAATCTGATTTTg TCTTTTCCAGAGGAAGATGATGTCAGTCACACCATTGATAGGAGGATTTCAG AGGATGTAGCCAGTCTGTACAGCCAAGGAATCTGTGTCCCAGCTGAACAGTCAGATGTTTCTCAAGACGTTGCCACGGCACAAAGTGACAGCCTGGAGAAATTAAACAG TTGTACCAAAGAAAAGAATTCAAAGTGGACTGAAAAACTTGCACAATACAG GCAGGAGATGTGTGAAGAGAAGATCTACAGAGAGgctctgaggaagaggagcgttgTTCCCTTTTTCCACCCAGAAAATATTCCCCTGTATGAG AGTCTGCTACAGCAACAAATACCTGACATGAGGAGTTTGTCAATGGCTCTCCCACCATTTCCCAAGTCGGACAGTACTGAGGGCTTCCTGAAAGATGCGCCACAGGAGGAGA CTCCAAGGCCTTTAAACCCAACACCGTCTCAGTCTGCAAG tcattCAGCAAGAAGTAGCAGGGTGCTAGAAAAGAGACCCACCAACCCCACACCTCAGTCTGCTG GTGAAAGCAGTTGGAGGGATTCGTCTAGGAAATGCAAGTCACCACAGTTAGATGTCAGTGGGAAGCCCAGACAGACTACAGTCACACTACCATCCTCTGTCCTCGGCTCTAAATCCTGCAGTGCACCG CTCCTGCAGGCGGAGGAGCCAGTGAGGAGGAAGTGTCAAACAGGCTCTCTTTCTAATACCAGTGCCATCGTCAAGGGCTTCCAGCTCATCCCATCGAGCGTAGACTTTGGCACGCTGAAGGAGGGCACCTCCTCCACCATTACTGTTGTGATGAAGAATGTTGGTTTTGACATATGCAG GTTCCATGTGAAACAGCCTCCTCCTGCTACAGGCCTCCGGGTCATCTACAGCCCTGGCCCT GTGGCTGCAGGTCTGCAGGTCGAACTGCAGGTTCAGCTGTTTGCAATGTGTGCTGTCCAAGCAGGGGAAGTAGAGCCAAAGAAATTAATCTCCCAGGAAATTATCATCCCTACTGAGAAAGACATCCTCTTTCTGCCGGTCACTGCTA CTATCCTTCCTGAGGGATTATATGAAATTTGGCTAAAGGACCATAGCAGGGTCCATAAAAAGAACATCTCCAAGGTCTTCCAGGCTTCCAGCTGGGCGGGGAACCGTCCTGATCAGTCCCGCAGTAAACGCAG GACATATTAA